One window from the genome of Nicotiana sylvestris chromosome 9, ASM39365v2, whole genome shotgun sequence encodes:
- the LOC138878053 gene encoding uncharacterized protein, with product MTNPQDNPGTPPQPTPSDASTPPSSSTSPKPKLRRVKMLARKIVASEALKKKLNEKLKASQVQDSDSNSDSKSYKSSSEGEVPRSSDSEKDQESPSKVSSSLSKNLKTRFVLVGPVKDVELPELQRSGVEESGKKSGGSGSGEAAEGLVHLSTQRDEPGSSTEETLADLLKKVGASYDPKKRRNPTPKAPSAPKPSKKRKVSSPTTTEISLPKGRATRSRVKQSESDLQKALAESRKKKLAKGKGKVAESSDAMEVEEMEQNHQEEG from the exons ATGACAAATCCACAAGACAATCCTGGAACTCCACCACAACCCACTCCCTCTGATGCATCTACCCCTCCTTCATCCAGTACATCTCCCAAACCCAAGCTGAGAAGGGTAAAAATGCTTGCTCGTAAAATAGTAGCATCTGAGGCTctcaaaaagaaattaaatgagaaATTAAAGGCAAGCCAGGTCCAAGACTCTGACTCCAACTCTGATTCTAAGTCATACAAATCCTCCAGTGAGGGGGAAGTACCTAggtcttctgactctgaaaaGGATCAAGAGtccccttctaaggtaagttcttctttgtctaaaaatctaaaaaCTAGATTTGTTCTGGTTGGGCCTGTTAAGGATGTAGAATTACCTGAGTTACAAAGGAGTGGAG TAGAAGAGAGTGGcaagaagtcagggggaagtggttctggtgaAGCTGCTGAAGGGTTAGTTCATCTAAGCACACAaagagatgaacctggttcatctactgaagagaccctagctGACCTAttgaaaaaggttggggcaagttATGATCCTAAGAAACGAAGAAATCCCACACCAAAAGCCCCCAGTGCTCCTAAAccatccaagaaaagaaaggttTCATCCCCAACAACTACTGAAATTTCATTGCCAAAGGGAAGAGCTACAAGAAGTAGGGTGAAGCAGAGTGAGAGTGATCTTCAAAAGGCTCTAGCTGAGAGTAGGAAGAAAAAACTGGCTAAAGGAAAAGGCAAGGTTGCAGAGTCCTCAGACGCTATGgaggttgaggagatggaacagAACCATCAAGAGGAAGGTTAA
- the LOC138878054 gene encoding uncharacterized mitochondrial protein AtMg00810-like, with amino-acid sequence MGSEFEMSMMGELNFFLGLQIKQSPNGTMIHQQKYAKELIKKFKMDESKEIDTPIATATKLDIDEPGSSIDQKLCRGVIGSLLHLTANRPDIVFSVGLCARFQVNPKESHLTVVKRILRYLKGTTDLCLWYPKGSNFNLVGYADVDYASFLVVRKITSGMAHFLSSCLVSWATKKQNSMALSTVEAEYVTSASCCGSNSCW; translated from the coding sequence atggggagtgagtttgaaatgagtatgatgggcgagcttaactttttcttaggcttacagatcaaacaaagtccaaatggaaccatgatccatcaacaGAAATATGCAAAGGAactgatcaaaaagtttaaaatggatgaatcaaaggaaatagacaccccaattgcaactgccactaaattagacatagatgaacctggttcatcaattgATCAGAAGTTGTGTAGGGGtgtgattggttcacttttgcaTCTAACTGCTAacagacctgacatagtttttAGTGTAGGACTTTGTGCTCGCTTTCAGGttaatccaaaggaatctcacttgactgttgtcaagaggatactgagatatttgaaaggcactactgatttatgtctttggtaccctaaaggtagtaatttcaatctagtagggtatGCTGATGTTGATTATGCAAGTTTCCTTGTGGTTAGGAAAatcacctcaggtatggctcattttcttagttcatgtcttgtatcatgggccactaaaaagcaaaattcaatgGCTTTATCCACtgttgaggctgaatatgttACTTCTGCCTCttgttgtggatcaaacagctgctggtag